In Candidatus Coatesbacteria bacterium, the DNA window CTGCGCGTCGCAGGCGTAGGTACGGTCCTCGTCGAAGCGCAGGGCCCCTCGGTGGAAGTAGGGGTAGCGCACCCGCAGCTCGGCGGGATCCTCGTCGTCGAAGACCATCGCCGCCGGGTGGCTCTCCACCAGGGCGAAACGTCCGCCGGGGCGCAGACAATCGGCGACGGCCCGGCCCCAGGGGGCCAGCTCGGGCAGCCAGCACAGCACGCCGTAGGAGGTGAAAACGACGTCGAAGGTCTCGCCGAGGACGGCGGCGGCCGCGGTGACCTCGGCGTGGACGAAGCGGGCTGAAAGTCCCAACTCGGCGGCCAGGGAGCGGGCGTAGCCGATCGCCTCGCCGGAAAAGTCCAGCCCCGTCGCCCGGGCACCGCGGCGCACCCAACTGAGGGTGTCCAGACCAAAATGGCACTGCAGGTGCAGCAGGCGCTTGCCCGCCACCGGTCCGACGGCGGCCGTCTCCAGCCGGTCCAGGGTCTCGCGACCGGCCTTGAAACCCGCGACGTCGTAGAACCCGCTGGCCGTGTGATGACCGACGGCCTCGTCCCAGTGGTCGCGGTTGGCGCGCAGACGCTCGTCCATCTCAGTCCCCCCTCCCGCTCGCGGCGCCGTCCTTGCGGCGCCGGTAAAGGATGATCAACGCCGCGCCGACCAGGGTCAGCGCCCCGCCGAGGAGCTGCAGGCCCTCCGGCGCCGTGCCGTAGAGCACCAGACCCCAAACCAGCACCCAGACCGGCATGCTGCCGCGCACCAGGGTCACCTTGCCCACGGTCCAGCGTTCCAGGGCCAGGTAGTAGGGATAGATGCTGCCCACGGGTCCCAGCAGAGCGCCCAGGCCGAGTAACAGCCAGGTCCGCCCGGCCGTCGGTAGTTGGAAGCGCCCCTGGACCAGGGCCAGAACGACGAAGCAGACGGCCATCAACCCCGTGCGCCAGAAGCCCAGAGCCACCGGGTCCACCCGCTTGGCCAGGTGGCGGGCCAGCAAACCGTG includes these proteins:
- a CDS encoding methyltransferase domain-containing protein produces the protein MDERLRANRDHWDEAVGHHTASGFYDVAGFKAGRETLDRLETAAVGPVAGKRLLHLQCHFGLDTLSWVRRGARATGLDFSGEAIGYARSLAAELGLSARFVHAEVTAAAAVLGETFDVVFTSYGVLCWLPELAPWGRAVADCLRPGGRFALVESHPAAMVFDDEDPAELRVRYPYFHRGALRFDEDRTYACDAQMRHRTTYEWMHPLEEIVSALLGAGLRLVELREYPVAAWRMFPFLERDREGSWRLPDGRTDIPLTLSIVALKPR